A window of Nitrospirota bacterium genomic DNA:
ATATGGGGAAAGAGCCGCCTACTCCGCGGGCGGAATTTTTGATTGCGATGGCGGGACCGCTGGTGAGCTTGATTCTGGGGGCTGGCTGTCTCGGCGTAGCCATGGCGATGGATGCGTTGTTTGCAGGATCGGGGTTGCAAGGACTTGTCGCCCTAGGAGGATTGCTCGGCATGGTGAATGTGCAGCTTGGACTCTTCAACCTGATTCCGGGGTTCCCATTAGATGGCGGACGGGTCTTACGGGCCGGGCTCTGGGCTTGGAGCAAGGACTTTGATCGAGCGACCGGCCAGGCCGCGCTGACGGGAATCGGATTCGGTGTGGCGCTTGGGTTGACCGGCGCGGTCTTGATGGCGGGAGCCTGGTCCGGTGTCCTGGGACATTCCATCGCGACAGACGGGGGCTGGCTCATCTTCATCGGCGCCTTTCTTTTCTCGGCGGCTCTGGCCAGCAGAAGGCAAGCGACGATGCGGGCTTCGTTATCGTCGGTGACAGTGCGTCAGGTGATGGTCCACCCGGTTGTACTGGTGCCACCGGACATGACGGTGCAGGATGCGGTCGATCAGTACTTTGTCGCGCATGGGTTTAGTGGATTCCCCGTCTGTGAGGAGGGGCAGGTGCTCGGGGTGGTCACCGCGGGAGACGTGCAAGCTATTTCGACGGCATTGTGGCCATGGCGCCGCGTGCGCGACATCATGAGTCCCGTGTCGGAGGTGTTCTGTATCTCTCCGGACTGGTCTGTCATGCAGGCGATGGAGCGGATGGCTCAGGGCGGGTGGGATCGTCTTGTGGTGATGGAGAATGGAGTAATCGTGGGGCTCATCACCCGGTCGGCCATCGCACAGTTCCTGCAATTGCACAGGGCGTAAAACATGAAAAGTAAGACGTGAATGGTGAGCGCCAACAAGGGGTGAAGAGATGATCAGTCGTTTGCGCGGGCGATGGAAATGTTCTGCGCGATGGAAATACGTAGGAGGTGG
This region includes:
- a CDS encoding site-2 protease family protein: MTLPNWKIGRALGIPIHVHASWFAVFFFVTWSLATGYLPEMLPGLSAPRYWGMGGIAALLLFLSVLLHELGHSYVALRYQIPIRQITLFIFGGMAHMGKEPPTPRAEFLIAMAGPLVSLILGAGCLGVAMAMDALFAGSGLQGLVALGGLLGMVNVQLGLFNLIPGFPLDGGRVLRAGLWAWSKDFDRATGQAALTGIGFGVALGLTGAVLMAGAWSGVLGHSIATDGGWLIFIGAFLFSAALASRRQATMRASLSSVTVRQVMVHPVVLVPPDMTVQDAVDQYFVAHGFSGFPVCEEGQVLGVVTAGDVQAISTALWPWRRVRDIMSPVSEVFCISPDWSVMQAMERMAQGGWDRLVVMENGVIVGLITRSAIAQFLQLHRA